Genomic window (Sphingomonas japonica):
CGCCATAATAGGCATTGGCCCCGGTCGAGGGGTCGCGGGTGAACGCGACGCCGGTCGCCGAGGTTTCGCCCATGTTGCCGAACACCATCGCCTGGACGTTGACCGCGGTGCCCCAGTCGCCTGGAATGTCGTTGAGGCGGCGATAGACCTTGGCGCGTTCGGCCTGCCACGATCCGAACACCGCCGCGACCGCGCCCCATAGCTGGTCGTGGACGTCCTGCGGGAACGGCTTGCCCCATAATTCCTCAACCAGCGCCTTGTACTCAACGACCAGCTTCTTGAGGTCGTCGGCGGTGAGTTCAGTGTCGAGGTAGAAGCCCTGGTCTTCCTTGGCGATCTCCAGCGCTTCCTCGAACCGGCCATGGTCGAGTTCGAGCACGACGTCGGCGTACATCTGGATGAAGCGGCGATAGCTGTCCCAGGCGAAGCGCGGGTCGCCCGCAACTTGCGCCAGCCCCTCGACCGTGGCGTCGTTGAGGCCGAGGTTGAGGACGGTATCCATCATCCCCGGCATCGACACGCGCGCGCCGGAACGGACCGAGACGAGCAGCGGGTCCGCCGCGTCGCCGAATGCCTTTCCAGTGATCCCCTCAATATGCGCGATGCCGCCTGCAACTTCGGTGCGCAGGCTGTCAGGGAACGCTTCACCTTCCTCGTAATATCGGGTGCACATCTCGGTGCTGATCGTGAAGCCGGGTGGCACCGGCAGGCCGATCGACGCCATTTCGGCAAGGTTCGCGCCCTTGCCGCCGAGCAGATTCTTGTCCCCCTTCCCCCCATCGGACACGCCGCCGCCGAAGCGGAATACGTACTGCGTCATGGTTGCTCCCTGTCTTGTGTCGTGGCCCTGGGGAGGGGTGAAGTGGAGAAAGTGGAGAGTCTCGGACGGTTTCGATCAGCCCTCGATCTTCGAGAAATCGGCGACGGCGTGGACCGCATCGCGCATCCGGGCGAGCAGCGCCAGCCGCGCGGCACGCCTGGCGGGATCGGGATCGTTGACGGTCACGGTTTCAAAGAACGCATCGATCGGGGCACGCAGCGACGCGAGCGCCGCCATCGCCCCTTCGAAATCCTCGCGCCCGATCGCGGCGGCGGCCTGCGGCTCGGCCGAATCAAGTGCGGTAATCAGCGCATCTTCCGCAGGTTCGGGGGTGTAGGACAGCGTTTTCTTCGGCTGCGATGCGGCGAACTCGGCGACCACCGGGGCAAAGCGGGCGCGATCGGTATCGACCTCGACCAGCGGGTCCTCCTCACCGGTCTGGGGTATGGCGGCGTCGCCGGCGTCGTGATCGGCGGCAAGCACGCGGCGTTCCTCGGGCGGGCGGCCGGTTTCGGTTCCGAACGGGGCGGAGCGCGCGGCGGCGGCGGCGAGTGCGGCGGTGGTATCCGCCGGGACTCCCCCAAGATCGTCATTCCCGCGAAGGCGGGAATCCATAGCCGCAGCGCCTGCGTCTCCATCGTGGCGCTCGCCACTATGGACCCCCGCCTGCGCGGGGGTGACGGAAGTTGGGGCGGTGGACGTCTCCCATCCCTCCTTCTTGAGGATATTCGACGCCCGCTTGTACCCGGCGAGCAAGTTGGCGCCCTCGTGCGTGGTCACGAACGCCTGCAGCGCATGGACGCGCGCGAGCAGGCGGACGAGATCGTCCTCATTGCCGAGCGCGAACACCGCGTCGATCAGGTCGTGACGGACTCCGGCCTCGCGTTGCTGGACTTTGAGGCGATCGATCGCAAACGATACTATCTCATCCGCGACTTTCTCTTGATCATGCGCACGGTTTGTTGTGAGTTCGTGAGACCTCAGGCCGTAAGCGTGATCTTCGTAACCGCTGAGAACTAGCTTGCGCAGCGACGCCTTGAGATCGTTCTGCAAGACGATCGCTGCCAAACCCAAAATCGCGCGCCGCAATGCGAAGGGGTCTTTGGAACCGGTCGGCTTCTCGTTGATCGCAAAAAAACCAGTGATAGTATCCAGCTTGTCCGCCAGCGATACCGCCACGGTCACCGGCGCGGTCGGGACTTCGTCGCCCTGCCCGACCGGCTTGTAATGGTCGCGGACCGCTTCCCACACTTCGCGGGGCTCGCCTTGTGCGCGGGCGTAATAGCCGCCCATCAAGCCCTGCAATTCGGGGAACTCGCCGACCATGCCGGTGACGAGGTCGGCCTTGGCTAGGCGGGCGGCGCGTTCGGCGAGATCGGCCAACGCCGCACGATCCGCCCCCTCTCCGTTCGTCCCGAGCGAAGTCGAGGCACGTGATCGAGCGGAGCCGAGATCGTCCGCAGGTGCCTCGGCTTCGCTCGGCAATGTGTCTCGACTTCGCTCGACACGAACGGAAAGGGGGGTGCCTGCTCCGACAATCCCCTCCTCGACCAGCCACCGCGCCAGCTTCGCCACGCGATCGACCTTGTCCGCCACGGTCCCCAGCTTTTCGTGGAAGACGATCTTCTCGAGCTTCTTCGCCTGCTCCTCGAGCGCGACCTTCAGGTCGGTTTCGTAGAAGAAGCGCGCGTCGGACAGGCGCGCCGCCAGCACCTTCCGGTTGCCCTCGACGATGCGCGCGCCGCCGTCCTTCGCCGCGATGTTGGCGACACAGACGAACGCGTCGGCAAGCGTGCCATCCGCGCCTTGGCACACGAAATATTTCTGGTTCACCCGCGCGGTCAGCTGGATGACCTCGGGCGGGACGTCGAGGAACGCGGCGTCGAAGCGACCCATCAGCGGCACCGGCCATTCGGTCAGACCGGCATTCTCCGCCACCAGCCCCTCGTCCTCGATCAGCGCGAGGCCCGCGTCG
Coding sequences:
- the glyS gene encoding glycine--tRNA ligase subunit beta, which produces MADFLLELRSEEIPARMQDKARADLERLFAAELNKDGLESGALTTYATPRRLALIARDLPLETQAVSEEIKGPRTSAPPQALEGFLRKTGLSQDQLTDRDGVWFAVIEKPGRATADVLAAAIPGIVRAFPWPKSMRWGDASLSTESLRWVRPLQGIVAILGEELVPCEIAGIGSGYATVGHRFHSPHAITIGGAHDYVEKLRACHVIVDQDERRAIIRDRAAALAADAGLALIEDEGLVAENAGLTEWPVPLMGRFDAAFLDVPPEVIQLTARVNQKYFVCQGADGTLADAFVCVANIAAKDGGARIVEGNRKVLAARLSDARFFYETDLKVALEEQAKKLEKIVFHEKLGTVADKVDRVAKLARWLVEEGIVGAGTPLSVRVERSRDTLPSEAEAPADDLGSARSRASTSLGTNGEGADRAALADLAERAARLAKADLVTGMVGEFPELQGLMGGYYARAQGEPREVWEAVRDHYKPVGQGDEVPTAPVTVAVSLADKLDTITGFFAINEKPTGSKDPFALRRAILGLAAIVLQNDLKASLRKLVLSGYEDHAYGLRSHELTTNRAHDQEKVADEIVSFAIDRLKVQQREAGVRHDLIDAVFALGNEDDLVRLLARVHALQAFVTTHEGANLLAGYKRASNILKKEGWETSTAPTSVTPAQAGVHSGERHDGDAGAAAMDSRLRGNDDLGGVPADTTAALAAAAARSAPFGTETGRPPEERRVLAADHDAGDAAIPQTGEEDPLVEVDTDRARFAPVVAEFAASQPKKTLSYTPEPAEDALITALDSAEPQAAAAIGREDFEGAMAALASLRAPIDAFFETVTVNDPDPARRAARLALLARMRDAVHAVADFSKIEG